In the genome of Terriglobia bacterium, the window CCTGCTCAATCAGCACAACATCGAGATCGGCAGCGGTTTCGGCGCACTGAAGGGGAAAATCTGGCGCGTGGGCCTGATGGGATCAAACAGCACGGAAAACACCGTCCTGCTGCTGCTCTCCGCCCTCCGAAGCGTCCTCACGCATGAGTCATGAGTGTCGAATTGCGTCTGACCGAGGAATAATGGAGTATCAAATCAGGCCTTGAAGATTCATCACTCATCACTCTTTCGTTATCTACGGATTGGCTGTTCCGTGATGATCAAGCCTTCGGCCAGTTCCATGAGCGTTTGCTTTACCCTTGGGGCATCGGGCGCATTGGGGTGAAGCTCCAGATAGCCGCGCAGATACCCCATCGCCTCGACAAACGACCTTTCCCCCATCGCGATATGAGCAAGGAACAAATGCGGAGAATTCGCGAAGGCCGGATCGAGAGCCAGCACACGCTTGAAATACTTCTTGGCCTCACCATATTCATGCAGGTAATAGTGGCTCAATCCGAGCTGTGAGTTGGCAATGGCGTCATCCGGGCCCAGGCTCAGGGCCTTGCGGTTAGCCTCCACCGCTCCCTTGAACCTTCCCGTCGCCAGGAGGCTGCCGCCCAGATTCATCCAGCCCACGTAGAAGTCAGGGCTCAGCTCTGTAACCTTGGTGAAGCTTTGGATGGACTGCGCGAAGTCGCCCTTTCGATGGTAATGGGCCCCCAGGTTGTTCCATGCGTCGGCGTAAGCGGGATAGATCTCGATCGCCCGCTTGAGACGGCGCATCACCTCCTCCTCGTCACCCTCAAGCTGAGCTTTTTCAGAGCGTTGCAGTTGCTGGAGTGCTTCTTTGGGAACCGTCAGGTTGTGCACGCTCACCTGATATTGACCGGGCACCTGGGCCGCGGACTTGGGCACTCGGATCTCTTTGGCAATTGCCAGCGATCGCTGATTGGGGGCGGGAGTCAAATCGACGGACTCACAGCTTCTGCGGCCTCCCCTGCCCGATAAGTAGATTCTGTAGATGCCCGGCACCAGATCCTTGAAGTGAACGGTGTCTCCGACCATGCGCAAAACCTGTCGCAACGGCGCGCCCGCAGCGTTGCGCAACTCAACGAGCCAGAGCCCCCGCGTATGCTCATCGGGATTCCCTAAGATTTTGCATTTCAACTCGATAGCTGGTGCCGAGCGTGCCGCCGGCTGCATTTGTGCAGCACCCCAAGCCCCACCGAAGAGCACAATGGACAGGATCAAACCGATCACGACGCGCGGGCGCACCAATACCTTAGACACAGGCTACTTCTCCCTGGCCAGTCAGCGCAAGGCTTCGTTACAGGCAGGCTGTGGTGCGATGCGGACTGACACCCTGATTCCAGGCACATTCCCAGGTGAGGCACTGTTGGATCGCGTTTGAGGTAAACAGTGTCCAGGCAGGCATGACCTGGATGGGCCTATGATAACCAAGTGAAATTAGATTGCAATAATATTTTCTCTAATCTTGACTTCGCCGGCTGAGTACTGTGGTGCCTAATTACGGCAGCATAATTTTCGGGACGCGGAAAAACGCTGACCGGCGCCGACGGTCCGGTCTTGGTCGGAGTGCAGGAGCTTTTGCCGTGGAATTCAGGGCAGTCTCGAAATCCTAAGCCCGAAATCCAAAATCGGGCCTACTGGATCCAGAGCTTGACGACCCTGGGGCCATTGCGGATGGTGAGTATGTTGGTGGGGCTCAGTCGATTCAGGCTCTCACTGATGTTTTCAATGTCGAAACCCTTTTTGCGGATCTCTGCCTTGGTGGGTTCGTCGAGCGCCGCAATGAGCAGCTGGGCAAAGCTCACCGGAAAGTTCAGTTCGACTGTGGGTGGATTTTTTTCTCCGCTTTCGAAAATCTGCAGGTGAATCATCCTTACCGCAGTGTTTCCCTGCTTGGAACCGCCCTTCGCCTGCTTCTTTGACTCTGCCGGCTGCGCCAGGGCCGCAGGATCGATTCTCAGAAGAGCAATGGAAGCAGGAGTGACCAGATCCAGCTCCTTCTCCTTGGCTACAATCTCCTTGAGAACGGGGACGCAGAGGGAGTTCAGCTGGCGATCCTTCAGGGAACTGCAGCGGAAGGCGGCGAAATAGCGCACCTCCTTGTTCGGATCGGCCAGTGCGCTCACCAACCGGCTCCGATAGACGGCTTTCCCCTGTTCGACCAGCGATGCCGCCAGATTCACGACGGCTCTGCCCGCCTCTGCGGCAAGGAAAGGTTCCTTGGGATACTTTTTCAGGAACTGGTCGTAGGCCACGAGCGCCTCTTCAGGCCGGTTCTGCAACCGCAGGCAATAGGCCGTGTGGAAGTAGGCCTGAGACAACAAGGGGCTCTGCGGGAACTCGCGGATCAGACGCTGGAAGACCTGGCGCGCCTCCTCCCATTTCTGCTCCATCATAAGGATTTTCGCCTGATTCAGGATTTCCTGGTCTTTCGCCGGGCCGGCCGCCGCCAAGGAGGGCGGCCCCAGCGAGACCGCCGATAGCAGAATCAGAGTCCGCAATCCCGCACAATTCATGGCAAACTCCTGACGAGGCAGAAAAATGCGAAGCTCAGAAACCCCAAATACCTGCCAGAAGGCGCATCTGTTTCGTTGCGGCCCCCGCGGTCTTTGCGGTTTGATCTTGAAACGACCCGATATCTGTAGCGCATGTCATAAGATCCCGGATTGCACAAGGTTAATACGAAGCAGAAGCTGTTCTTTTTCAATGAAGCGCTCCATGCCGCGCACGCTCTCGCTGGTTTCGCATTCCTGCGACAGGGACACGTTGACCAGGAAATGCTCCAGGTCGTCGCAAAGGCCCTTGGCGCGGGACACATCCGGAACGCGCAGTTCCGCGTCCAGCATGCGCTTCTCCTGCAGGAGCCGGCGCGCGCGGGCTACCTCGAGCGAAACATCGTACCGGTCCCCCGCGCAAGTCTTTTCGGCGCTCGTCAGGTCGATCAGCAGGTCCTGGCATCCAGTGAGATACCGCGCCGTGGCCTCGCGGGCATAGACGGTGTGGATGCGGTCAAGGAACGCTTCGTTTCCTGTGGCAACCAGGGCCGGCCTGGCTGCAGGCGGCGCGGGCGCCTGAAAACGAATCGTCCAGATTAGTCCGCCGGCCAGCGCCAGGAGAGCGGCGGTACTCAATGCCCATGTCGGTAAGCCCACTCCCAACAGGCTCCATTTCCTCTCCTGGAGCAGTCGGGCGCGGCCGGCGAGTTTCTCAGGCAGAAGTTGCCAGTTCATATCCGGCACAGGCTCGAACAGTGCCGGGTCGGACAACCAGCCTCGGATTTTTGCGATCTGCACGGCTTCCACCCCGCAGGCGGGGCAGCCGGCCAGATGCTCCTCGACCCTGCGTTTCTCCACCGGATCGAGAGCGCCTTCGCCATAAAGGACGAGCATACCCCTGATCGCTGTGCAGTTACTCATGACTCAGCACTCCCTCCTGCTCGATCAGCATCCCTTTGAGCCCCATCACGGCCTTGTGCAGGTTGGATTTGACCGTGCCCAGGGGGCAGCCGAGCGCTTCGGCAATTTCATCCAACCTCATATCCCCGAAGAATCTGAGGGATACCACTTCCCGCTGGCGTTGCGGCAAGCGGCGCACGGCGTCTTCCAGGAGCCGGCGTCGCTCTCCTTCGCGCAATCGGCCGAGAGGATCTTCTGCCGGGTGCACGGTTGCAGATTGGTGCAGCTGCGTTTCCATTACATCCTCCAGCGACGAGGTTCGCCCTCGATCCGACCTGCGGTAACGATCGATGCTGGCGTTGATCGCAATCCGGTAAAGCCATCCCGCGAACGAGTAGCGGTTTTCCCAGGTATGGCGGGCGGTATAGACCTTGAGGAAGGTATCCTGCAATACTTCCATGGCGTCCTCAGGGTCATGCACATAGCTGTTGATGACCCGAAAAGCCTTTTTCTGATAACGCCGGATGAGCTCCTGATACGCATACATGTCGCCTTGCTGGACCCGTTTCATCAGGTCTTCAGTCGTGAAAGAGGCGGGCTCTTCGGGAATTCCTTCTTGGGCCATGGAGTTCAGTTGTGGTGCCTGCCCGGTGGAGCCATCCACCTGGGAAAGGGTGTTGAACGGCACACGGTGATGCCGGCTGAATCAGTCGTCCAAGTCGCGCGCCAGGAACCGGTTGTCCGCCTTTGCGTCCATCTCTTCTCCTCGCCCCGTGGGAGCAGGAATTTCGCAGCCCGCATCATTCTCTACGCGCTCGGGAAACGGAGGGTTCACTCCAACGGCAGCACGCTAATCTTTTTTGTCGGCAAGGGCAAGCCCAACGCGCTCTCCGGCATCAGTCCAGGCGTCTCGGAGATGCTGAGGAAAAACTGTTGAAAAACTGTGACCCCATGTGATTTTCTTGTGGAGGGTGCGAGCACAGCGTGCTATCTCATTGAATGATCAAAACTTCCACCCGGCACTCTCTTCACAGCCCGCGCCAGGTATTTTCGTCGCGCTGTGGAAAACAGAGGTTTACCGCCGGCAAACCCGGGAGCCCGGAGAAACAGTCGCGCTCTTCGGGCCGGCGTGCGACGCGAGGTATTTGATTGACACCGGATTGAGCGGTTCCCTATGATGAGGTGTCTGCGCCGAGGCGCTGGTTTCTTTTGATCTTCTTGGATTCGCTATGCTTCCAGCTTTTCCCTGTAAGCATAACGGCGAGGGGAAAGGGGTGGTCGTGCGTTCTCGGGCCGCGATCCCCGGATATCGAGCATGTCTGCAGCAGTAATTCTCGGCCTTGTTGCCGCGGTTTCGACCTATGGCGGCGTCAAGCGCTTTCGTCGATGGGCGGAAAGGCGGCAGATTCTCGACCTGCCGAACGCGCGCAGCTCGCACACCCGTCCCACTCCCCGGGGCGGTGGCGTGATAATCGTGGCAGTCACGCTGGTGGGTGGAGCGTTTCTGGTCGCAGCGCTGGCACCAGCCTATCCGTGGCCTGCCTACCTGCCTTATGCGGCGGGTGCGCTTCTCGTGGCGGGGGTCAGCTGGATCGATGATCTGCGCTCGCTGCCCAACTCGCTGCGCTTTGCCGTTCATTTGCTCGCGACCCTTGTCGCAATCGCAGGTCTCGGTTATTGGCACGTGATCGACCTCCCGCTCTATGGTCCACTGGCTCTGGGCTGGTGGGGAGCGGTGCTGACGGCTGTGTGGATCGTTGGGCTTACCAACGCCTACAACTTCATGGATGGTACCGACGGGATCGCCGGCGGGCTTGCCCTGGCGGCCGGGCTCGGGTGGGCATTTCTGGGGTGGGAGGCGGGCGATCTGCTGGTGGGCGGGCTCGGGCTCCTGATTGCCTGCAGCTGTCTGGGCTTCCTGGTACACAACTGGCCCCCGGCACGCATCTTCATGGGCGACGTCGGCAGTGCCTTCCTGGGCTATACTCTCGCTGTTCTGCCTGTCATGTTCGCGGGCATCGGCAGCGAAAGCGGAGCTGCTCCCGTAGTCGGGTGCGCCTTGGTATGGCCCTTTGTATTCGACACGGCCTTCACTTTCACGAGGCGCCTGCTGCGTCGCGAAAACGTTTTTTCGGCGCACCGCTCGCATCTCTACCAGCGCTTGATCGCGGCCGGCTCCAGTCACCGGCGCGTCGCCTTGATCTACGTGAGCCTGGCGCTGGTCGGTTGCATCCTTGCGCAGCGGCAAACCAGGTGGACTGGGCACGGTGTGGGGTTCATCGGCCTGCCGCTTCTGAGCCTGTGCCTATGGGCTTTTGTCGTCCTCCAGGAGCGGCGGGTGGTTCACACTTCCTCGAACCTGTCGTCGCTCGCGGACGTGTAGGCAGGACCTACGAGTCGGCGCCGGATTGAGTCAGTTGTGGAGCCGGCCTGCATGAATTAGGGTTTGTGTGGTAACGAACGCGGCGTGAAGGGCATTTCCCCATGAATTTGGGCATATTGAAGTACCGCAAGATCATCATCATCCTTTCGCAGATAACGCTGCTGGCGTTTACCTATTACATCAGCTTCCTTCTCCGCTTCGATTTCAGCCTGACCGGTCCATATGTCGGCGTATTTCTCAGAACACTGCCGCTGGTCCTGATCGTAAAGCTTCTCGTTTTTGCCTATTTCCGGCTTTTCCGCGGCTGGTGGCGCTATGTCGGCATGAGCGACCTGCTCGATATCATCAGGGCAGCAGTTGCGAGCGCCGTGCTGCTGTATGGACCGATTTACGCAACCCGCGGCCCCTACGGTTATCCGCGGTCGGTTTTCGGCATCGACCTTGTGCTTACGATCATTGTCATCGGAGGGTCGCGTTTCGCTGTCCGCGCGTATACCGAATCGGCCCGCACTTATATGGCTCAGGCCAACGCATTGATTATCGGGGCCGGGCGCGCCGGCAGCGCCATTGCCCGCGAACTCAAAGACAACGAAAAGCTCGGATACAACCTGGTCGGCTTCATCGATGACGATCCTGCCAAAAGGGGCGAGCGCATTCACGGCGTCAGGGTACTGGGCAAAACCGAAGATCTGCCGCGAGTCATAAGCGAGCACGAAGTTGCTCAGATCCTGATCGCCATCCCCTCGGCAACCGGCAAGCAGATGCAGAGGATCATCGACAAATGCGCCGAGTGCAAGGTGGACTTCAAGACCCTGCCTGCGCTGGGGGATATCATCAACGGCTCCATTTCCGTGGGCTTGATGCGGCGGGTGCTTGTGGAAGACCTGCTCGTACGGGAGCCCGTGCATCTGGATCTGGCGGAGATTCAGCGGAAGTTTCAGGGCAGGGTCGTTTTTGTCACGGGTGCAGGCGGCTCGATCGGGTCGGAGCTGGCGCGGCAGGTGGCCCGGTTCGGTCCGGAACGGATTGTGCTTTTTGACCGCTCGGAGAACGACTTGCACAGGCTGGATGTGGAGTTTGCCGACAGATTTCCCAAGCTGGAGCGTGTTCCGATTGTGGGGGATATTCTGGACGTCAACCGGCTGCGGGAGGTCGTCGCCGCACACCGGCCGGCTTCGGTTTTCCACGCCGCGGCCTACAAGCATGTGCCCATGATGGAAAAAAACTGCTTCCAGGCGGTGACCAACAACATTTTCGGCACTTACAATGTTGCGCTGATCGCGCGGCAGTGCGGCGTCGAGGATTTCGTGTTCATTTCTTCAGACAAAGCAGTCAAGCCGAGCAGCATCATGGGTGTGACGAAACGCGTCGCCGAGATCCTGATCCTCGGGCTGCAGGGCCGGCCGACCCATTATGTTTCGGTGCGCTTCGGCAACGTGCTCGGGAGCGCCGCAAGCGTCGTCCCACTGTTCGAGCAGCAGATCGCGAGCCGCAGGCCGATTACGGTCACACATCCGGAAGCGCGGCGTTATTTCATGACCATCCCGGAGGCAGTGCAACTTGTGCTTCAGGCTTCCGCGATGGGGAAAGGCGGGGAGATCTTCGTGCTGGACATGGGAGAGCCCATAAAAATCGTGGACCTGGCACGCGATCTGATCCGGCTTTCGGGACTGGAGCCCGAACGGGACATCCCGATCGTATTCACCGCCCTGCGCCCGGGGGAGAAGTTGTTTGAAGAGCTGCGATTCGACGGAGAGGGACTCAAGCCCACGGCGCACGAGAAGATCCGTGTGTTCGACGGAGGTCAACCCGACGCCGGCCAGGTCAGTGCCTGGCTTGACGCTCTTGCCGCCGTGGTCGCAGCCAAAAACGTTTACGGGCTCGTGACCAGACTGAAGGAGATTGTCCCCGAATATACGCCGAGCCCGGAGATCCTCGCGCTCGCCGAGGTGGACCGCCACGATCGTTTCGTGTCCTTCCAGCAGGCACGCGCTGAGTTGCGACAGGAAGGACACGATCGCTGACAAACCACGAAAGGTGCGAAGGAGTTTCGAGTGGTTCGCCCATTGGGAACTTTCAATCTCACAGGAGGATCAATGCCCAGGAAATCAATTCGCTATTCCTTGAAGACCGCCATCATGCTCGTGCTGCTTGTGGCAGCCGCCTCATTCAGCCAGGGAGTTCCCGAATACGGCCCGCCCAACGGCACGCTGGTGATCGTCGGCGGCAACTTGAAAGACGCTGCGATCTACGACCGTTTCATCCAGCTCGCAGGCGGGCCGGACGCGAATTTTGTAATCGTTCCGACTGCCGGCGGGAATAAAAATCCCGACGGATCAATCAGGGTCTACAAGGAAGAAGATGTGGTCGCCGCGTGGAAGAAACGGGGACTGAAAAACGTCACCATGCTGCACACGCATGATCCGAAGGTGGCCGACACCGAAGAGTTCGTCAAAAACCTGAGGCAGGCGAACGCCGTGTGGTTCGACGGCGGCCGGCAATGGAACTGTGTCGACTCCTATATGAACACGCTGACCCTCAAAGAGTTTCACAAGGTGCTCGAACGCGGAGGGGTGATCGGGGGTTCCTCCGCCGGCGCCACGATCCAGGGCGACTATCTCGTCAGAGGTGCCATTTCAGGAAGCCAAGTTGTGATGGCTCCGGAACCGGAACACCAGAAGGCGTTCGCCTTCCTGCGGCGCTCCGCCATCGATCAGCACATCAACGCCCGCAACCGCTGGGACGATCTGATTCCGGTAATCAAAAAGTTTCCTGACCTGCTTGGAATCGGGCTCTCCGAAGATACGGCGATCATCGTGAAGGGGGACACGTTCGAGGTCATGGGAAGCTGGAAGGTCGCGATCCACGACAACACCAGGCTCTATCAGCCATGGGAGAAGCCCTTCTACGTGCTCTCAGCAGGTGACGTCTACGACATGAAGGCACGTAAGGTCGTAAAGTACGGCGACGGCACCCGGCGCCAGCCGCCGACAAAAAAAGTAGCGTGACAATCCGTTGATCTGCTTCAGGGGACCACGAAACGCACGAATCCGATTTCGTGTGTTTCGTACTACTTACCCTCAGATGCTTTGCAGGAAGGCAAGGATTTTTGCCACGCGACGCAGAGCCGGGAGGCACAAGGCGCCGTCATTAAATAGCCCCGCCCGTAAGGGCGGGGTAGTGAGAGAAAGGAAATCGAGATCCGACGGACCGGCACAGATGTCTTGTGCCGCACCTCTGGCGCTCATTTCGGTTCGTCTGATAAACCCTGGCCTCACGGCCGGGTCTATGGATTGCCGCCTCTTCGAGGCTCTTCCTCTCTCCGGCTCTGAGTTGAGATTTTTTTGTTGCGGCTATGCCGTGCCGTGTATTTCGTGGTTCCGGTATCGCGCGGGGCCTGCCGGGAGATCAGGGCCGTTGATGATCCATCCACGCCTGGAACATCAAGACGGCCCACAGGGCGTGATCGGCCTTCCGCTTGCCCGCCAGATGATCAACCCAGGCCTTCCGCACCGGATCGGGCCTCAGGAAGCCGCCCTCCCGCAAGCGCTTCTCGGCGAGGAGCTCCTCGGCCCAATCACGCAACCTGCCGCGCAGCCATGCACCGAGCGGGATGCCGAAGCCCATCTTCGGCCTTTCCACCAGCCCGGGCGGAACGTACCGATAGAGCACCTGCCGCAGAAGCCATTTGGATTGGCTCTCGCGCCTCTTCAGGCTCAAAGGCAGCCTCCAGGCCCACTCTACAATGCGATGATCGAGCAGGGGATTTCTGGCCTCGAGGCTGACGCCCATGCTGGCGCGATCTACCTTGACCAGGATGTCGTTGGGGAGGTATGTCACCAGGTCCCAGATCATCATGCGCTCGGTAAAGTCCGGAAAGCTCTCCCGCAGAGACGGATCATTCAGGATGGTCTCCGGCTCGCTTCCGCCGATCACCAACTCGCCCGGATTCTTCCAAACCGAGATCAGCGTGCGGTAGAGGCCATCCGGATGCCCGGCGGGCAACAATTCCGCGAGCTTGTGCATTTTGTCGCCGGGAAGCGTCTGGCGCCAGCGGGCCGGGATAAGACCCTCCAAGCCTCGATACACCGCATCCCACGTCGCGGTCGGAATCGACTGAATCGTGCCGGCGGCAATGCGGCGTGCCGCACGGGGCGTGCGGCGCATGATCGTCCATATGCGGTGCGCGAGCATATAGCGCGTGTAGCCGCTGAACAGCTCGTCGCCCCCATCGCCGGAGAGGCAGACGGTCACATGTTTTCTGGCCATCTTGCAGACGAGGTAGGTGGGGATCTGGGAGGAATCGGCGAATGGCTCGTCGTAGAGCTGAGGCAGGAGCGGAATGACATCCTGGGCCTCATCCGGGGTTACGTACAGCTCGGTATGCTCGGTTTGAAGATGCGCGGCAACCGCTTTGGCCGACTCGGCCTCGTCGTATGCGGCATCGCGGAAGCCGATGGTAAAGGTCTTGACGGGCCTTGGGCTCAGCTGCTGCATGAGCGCGACTACGGCGGACGAGTCGATGCCGCCCGACAGCAGGGCGCCCAACGGCACGTCGGCGATCATCCTGCGAGCCACCGCATCCCGGAGCAGCACATCCAGCTCCGCAATCGCTTCATTCTCCCCAAGGACAACTCGTCGGTTCAGCGCCTGACGTGCCACGCCGACGGCCTCCCAATAAGGCCGGATCTCAGCCCGACCCCCCCTTCGAACCACGGCATAATGACCGGGCATGAGTTTGCGGGCTGCTTTATAGATCGAGTAAGGGGCAGGAACATAGCCATAGCGGAAGTAGGCAGCCAGGGCATCCCGATCGAGCGCACGATCGAATGCGGGATGCGCGCACAGCGCCTTGAGTTCTGAGGCGAACAGGAAAAGTCCGCCCGATTCGGCATAATAGAGCGGCTTTTTGCCCACGCGGTCGCGAACAAGGTACAGCACAGATTCCCGGCGATCCCAGAGGGCAATGGCGAACATTCCCCAGAGGCGCGGAAAAGTTGCTTCGGCGCCCCAAGCTGCCGTGCCCTCGAGCAGGACTTCTGCATCCGACGAGCTGCGGAAGCGCACGCCGGCGTTCTCGAGATCGGCGCGCAGATCACGATAGTTGTAGATCTCGCCATTGAAGACCAGCACGTAGCGTCCGTCTGCGGAGAGCATGGGCTGATGAGCGGCAAGGGACAGATCTATGATGGAGAGGCGGCGGAATCCGAAGGCCAGACCCGCCGCTTCGTCCGCCCAGGCGCCGGCATCATCCGGACCACGGTGCACAAGAGTGTCCGCCATCCGGGTGACCTGGTCGCGGAGAATCTCCCGGGCTGTCCCCGGGCGCCGCAAAAGACCGGTCAAGCCGCACATTCGCGAACCTCAATTCCTTCAGCGCCGGCATCCCGGCGCCGATTTATGAAAAACAAAAACAACGGCCGGCACGCCAGGGCGCTAGGAGCCGATGCGGGTAAAGAAAGCCTCGTAATCGGCCACGAAACGATCCAGGCTGAAGTGCTGTATCACGCGTTCCCGGGCCGCGCTGCCCCAAGCCTGTCTCTCGGACGGTTTGAGCGCGATGGCGCGCAACAGACCCTGGGACAGGGCGTCGGGATTTCCCGGAGGGACAACGATGCCCGTTTCACCCAGGATCTTTGCCGAATCGCCGGCGTCGGTAGCGACGCAGACAACTTCACAAGCCATCGCCTCCGCGACCGTGTTGGGAAATGCCTCGCTGCGGGAGGCGGAGCAGGCGATGTCAAACGCAGCGGTGAGACGCGGCATATCCTCACGCTCGCCGAGCAGATGCACTCGCCCCGAAAAGGGTGGCCCCTCCACGCCGGCAGCCAGCCTCAAGTTATCGCTTCCGGCGCCCCTGCCGGCGAGGGCGAAGTGAACCGAACGGTCCTGTTGTGCCACCATGCGCGCGGCCGCCAGAAAGTTGTCATGGTCTTTCGTAGGATCGAGACGCGCCACCAGGCCTATCAGCAGATCCTCCTGCCGCAAGCCGAGTTCGACCCTCACTTCCTCCCGCGCTGCCGCATCCGGTTTGAACTGCGCGGGATCGACACCGTTTCTGATGAGCACCCACTCGCGCGGGCGATACCCGATTTGAGAGTGGTACGCCCTCCCACTCTCGGAATTGACAACGACCGCAGCCGGCAGATGAGACAGACGGGCGCAAAGCCACAGTGTCCAGCCTGACAGCGCATGGTACCTGGACATATCCATATTCGAGGCCC includes:
- a CDS encoding tetratricopeptide repeat protein, giving the protein MSKVLVRPRVVIGLILSIVLFGGAWGAAQMQPAARSAPAIELKCKILGNPDEHTRGLWLVELRNAAGAPLRQVLRMVGDTVHFKDLVPGIYRIYLSGRGGRRSCESVDLTPAPNQRSLAIAKEIRVPKSAAQVPGQYQVSVHNLTVPKEALQQLQRSEKAQLEGDEEEVMRRLKRAIEIYPAYADAWNNLGAHYHRKGDFAQSIQSFTKVTELSPDFYVGWMNLGGSLLATGRFKGAVEANRKALSLGPDDAIANSQLGLSHYYLHEYGEAKKYFKRVLALDPAFANSPHLFLAHIAMGERSFVEAMGYLRGYLELHPNAPDAPRVKQTLMELAEGLIITEQPIRR
- a CDS encoding tetratricopeptide repeat protein → MNCAGLRTLILLSAVSLGPPSLAAAGPAKDQEILNQAKILMMEQKWEEARQVFQRLIREFPQSPLLSQAYFHTAYCLRLQNRPEEALVAYDQFLKKYPKEPFLAAEAGRAVVNLAASLVEQGKAVYRSRLVSALADPNKEVRYFAAFRCSSLKDRQLNSLCVPVLKEIVAKEKELDLVTPASIALLRIDPAALAQPAESKKQAKGGSKQGNTAVRMIHLQIFESGEKNPPTVELNFPVSFAQLLIAALDEPTKAEIRKKGFDIENISESLNRLSPTNILTIRNGPRVVKLWIQ
- a CDS encoding zf-HC2 domain-containing protein, translated to MSNCTAIRGMLVLYGEGALDPVEKRRVEEHLAGCPACGVEAVQIAKIRGWLSDPALFEPVPDMNWQLLPEKLAGRARLLQERKWSLLGVGLPTWALSTAALLALAGGLIWTIRFQAPAPPAARPALVATGNEAFLDRIHTVYAREATARYLTGCQDLLIDLTSAEKTCAGDRYDVSLEVARARRLLQEKRMLDAELRVPDVSRAKGLCDDLEHFLVNVSLSQECETSESVRGMERFIEKEQLLLRINLVQSGIL
- a CDS encoding sigma-70 family RNA polymerase sigma factor, which gives rise to MKRVQQGDMYAYQELIRRYQKKAFRVINSYVHDPEDAMEVLQDTFLKVYTARHTWENRYSFAGWLYRIAINASIDRYRRSDRGRTSSLEDVMETQLHQSATVHPAEDPLGRLREGERRRLLEDAVRRLPQRQREVVSLRFFGDMRLDEIAEALGCPLGTVKSNLHKAVMGLKGMLIEQEGVLSHE
- a CDS encoding glycosyltransferase family 4 protein; this translates as MSAAVILGLVAAVSTYGGVKRFRRWAERRQILDLPNARSSHTRPTPRGGGVIIVAVTLVGGAFLVAALAPAYPWPAYLPYAAGALLVAGVSWIDDLRSLPNSLRFAVHLLATLVAIAGLGYWHVIDLPLYGPLALGWWGAVLTAVWIVGLTNAYNFMDGTDGIAGGLALAAGLGWAFLGWEAGDLLVGGLGLLIACSCLGFLVHNWPPARIFMGDVGSAFLGYTLAVLPVMFAGIGSESGAAPVVGCALVWPFVFDTAFTFTRRLLRRENVFSAHRSHLYQRLIAAGSSHRRVALIYVSLALVGCILAQRQTRWTGHGVGFIGLPLLSLCLWAFVVLQERRVVHTSSNLSSLADV
- a CDS encoding polysaccharide biosynthesis protein — protein: MNLGILKYRKIIIILSQITLLAFTYYISFLLRFDFSLTGPYVGVFLRTLPLVLIVKLLVFAYFRLFRGWWRYVGMSDLLDIIRAAVASAVLLYGPIYATRGPYGYPRSVFGIDLVLTIIVIGGSRFAVRAYTESARTYMAQANALIIGAGRAGSAIARELKDNEKLGYNLVGFIDDDPAKRGERIHGVRVLGKTEDLPRVISEHEVAQILIAIPSATGKQMQRIIDKCAECKVDFKTLPALGDIINGSISVGLMRRVLVEDLLVREPVHLDLAEIQRKFQGRVVFVTGAGGSIGSELARQVARFGPERIVLFDRSENDLHRLDVEFADRFPKLERVPIVGDILDVNRLREVVAAHRPASVFHAAAYKHVPMMEKNCFQAVTNNIFGTYNVALIARQCGVEDFVFISSDKAVKPSSIMGVTKRVAEILILGLQGRPTHYVSVRFGNVLGSAASVVPLFEQQIASRRPITVTHPEARRYFMTIPEAVQLVLQASAMGKGGEIFVLDMGEPIKIVDLARDLIRLSGLEPERDIPIVFTALRPGEKLFEELRFDGEGLKPTAHEKIRVFDGGQPDAGQVSAWLDALAAVVAAKNVYGLVTRLKEIVPEYTPSPEILALAEVDRHDRFVSFQQARAELRQEGHDR
- a CDS encoding cyanophycinase: MPRKSIRYSLKTAIMLVLLVAAASFSQGVPEYGPPNGTLVIVGGNLKDAAIYDRFIQLAGGPDANFVIVPTAGGNKNPDGSIRVYKEEDVVAAWKKRGLKNVTMLHTHDPKVADTEEFVKNLRQANAVWFDGGRQWNCVDSYMNTLTLKEFHKVLERGGVIGGSSAGATIQGDYLVRGAISGSQVVMAPEPEHQKAFAFLRRSAIDQHINARNRWDDLIPVIKKFPDLLGIGLSEDTAIIVKGDTFEVMGSWKVAIHDNTRLYQPWEKPFYVLSAGDVYDMKARKVVKYGDGTRRQPPTKKVA
- the asnB gene encoding asparagine synthase (glutamine-hydrolyzing) encodes the protein MCGLTGLLRRPGTAREILRDQVTRMADTLVHRGPDDAGAWADEAAGLAFGFRRLSIIDLSLAAHQPMLSADGRYVLVFNGEIYNYRDLRADLENAGVRFRSSSDAEVLLEGTAAWGAEATFPRLWGMFAIALWDRRESVLYLVRDRVGKKPLYYAESGGLFLFASELKALCAHPAFDRALDRDALAAYFRYGYVPAPYSIYKAARKLMPGHYAVVRRGGRAEIRPYWEAVGVARQALNRRVVLGENEAIAELDVLLRDAVARRMIADVPLGALLSGGIDSSAVVALMQQLSPRPVKTFTIGFRDAAYDEAESAKAVAAHLQTEHTELYVTPDEAQDVIPLLPQLYDEPFADSSQIPTYLVCKMARKHVTVCLSGDGGDELFSGYTRYMLAHRIWTIMRRTPRAARRIAAGTIQSIPTATWDAVYRGLEGLIPARWRQTLPGDKMHKLAELLPAGHPDGLYRTLISVWKNPGELVIGGSEPETILNDPSLRESFPDFTERMMIWDLVTYLPNDILVKVDRASMGVSLEARNPLLDHRIVEWAWRLPLSLKRRESQSKWLLRQVLYRYVPPGLVERPKMGFGIPLGAWLRGRLRDWAEELLAEKRLREGGFLRPDPVRKAWVDHLAGKRKADHALWAVLMFQAWMDHQRP
- a CDS encoding glycosyltransferase, whose translation is MFRICHLITSLDVGGAETSLFRLLSALDRDRFSCSAISLIEPGLVGRRIRELGVPVRSLGLRRGAVSPAALLKLTRRLRQDRPDIVMTWLYHADLAGLLAGRLARVPAIVWNLRASNMDMSRYHALSGWTLWLCARLSHLPAAVVVNSESGRAYHSQIGYRPREWVLIRNGVDPAQFKPDAAAREEVRVELGLRQEDLLIGLVARLDPTKDHDNFLAAARMVAQQDRSVHFALAGRGAGSDNLRLAAGVEGPPFSGRVHLLGEREDMPRLTAAFDIACSASRSEAFPNTVAEAMACEVVCVATDAGDSAKILGETGIVVPPGNPDALSQGLLRAIALKPSERQAWGSAARERVIQHFSLDRFVADYEAFFTRIGS